From Oncorhynchus gorbuscha isolate QuinsamMale2020 ecotype Even-year unplaced genomic scaffold, OgorEven_v1.0 Un_scaffold_19903, whole genome shotgun sequence:
tttctaatcccttaatattattgtttgatctaatcttagcagctaacatttcgatggcaataataaatagatatgccgataatGGACatccttgttttactcctctgtGACAGGCTATATTAATGAGATTATATTGTCCTATTTTATTCAGCCCCAGAAATGCTAACGAAAAGTTGATGCTCTGGAGCACCGAACTCATCGCCTCTAAAGATGTGAAGTCGAGGCTGCTCAAAATCCTCAGAAAATACCTGTCCACTTCATCCCATTCCATGCTTCCATTAATGCCACAGATGTAGAGGTCTAGTTTCTTAAAATGGGGAAGTATATCTGCTGTGACACTGAAGATCTCCAGAGGATTCCTGGATAGATCCAGCTCTGTCAGCCCTATTGACCTATTTGATATTTCCTGTGACTGCAAAGAGTTCAAGCTGTTGTTCCCAATGAACAACTTCAGCAAGCTTGGCAATTGTAAAATGTGCTGAAGCTCCTTGAAACAATGCAGTTTGTTGCTGGTTAAGTTAATTAGGAGCTACTTGAGATGTGGTTGTTATCCAGGTGTAGTACTGTGAGGTTATCCAGGCCCTTAAACATTTGGTCCGAGAGGGATTTGAGTTTGTTAAAGGACAGATTCAGCTGCTCTAGAGCCACCAGGTCTGAAAAAGACCCATTCTCAACATGAGAAATCATGTTGCTGTACATTATTAACATTTTGAGGATTGTTAAATCTTTGAAGTCCT
This genomic window contains:
- the LOC124031023 gene encoding decorin-like, which translates into the protein MKHCRIRESLNTSVLCDGRNLNAIPADIPLLVRSVNIAKNNISQIKSEDFKDLTILKMLIMYSNMISHVENGSFSDLVALEQLNLSFNKLKSLSDQINKLHCFKELQHILQLPSLLKLFIGNNSLNSLQSQEISNRSIGLTELDLSRNPLEIFSVTADILPHFKKLDLYICGINGSMEWDEVD